A portion of the Girardinichthys multiradiatus isolate DD_20200921_A chromosome 23, DD_fGirMul_XY1, whole genome shotgun sequence genome contains these proteins:
- the noa1 gene encoding nitric oxide-associated protein 1, translated as MLRTLQVCLRRQVWRSVHSAAAGERSWRATAGAARRTVRRSGVRSCTVDPNLEEQFVFLDCPGLEEDPNEEEQVLRQLCISSAPGLGPDTQVSSQKHMRSLERQLQVLKGRVLQNSGPDSFIEFQDMDFPLDESIIKSKKKKKRAEPKGEHRVFGTPDADAPVSDTSCSGCGAVLHCTATDVPGYLPSEKFKVLLEEGKLGEATCQRCHLITYHHKALNLQVTRDQYRDVVRQIRNHKALVLLIADLVDLPDSIIPDLTDLVGTNKHVVVLGNKLDLLPGDSPNYLQRIKRRLAQYCQDAGFGPQVTDLHLISAKTGYGIEALISSLQRSWKYKGDVFLVGSANAGKSTLFNALLESDYCKSRATEVLQKATISPWPGTTLNLLKFPINNPTPYRMFRRRERLKEALQQTEEELPVDELRRLHRLGRRAYLVGRVGQTVRSDGSRSDEIQFDPDSLAFGENKDGDSTKKAPDRSHDELSHTELKDAHWLYDTPGIMKQRDIVHLLQEQEVRLVIPTQAIVPRTFVLKPGMSLFVGAMARIDFLQGPKSCWFTVLASSHVPVHVTSLDRADSIYKRHAGHALLGVPLGGSERMEQFPVLVPQDFSLEGRGYLEAAADITLSSAGWVAVTAAAGKQVQLSVHGPAAAGFGLRMTALLPHIVSLKGERVRKSAAYKPLRPAGLIDGLSAAATQRLQVKKKK; from the exons ATGCTGAGGACGCTGCAGGTGTGTTTACGCCGTCAGGTGTGGAGGAGCGTCCATTCCGCGGCGGCAGGTGAGAGGTCATGGCGCGCCACCGCGGGAGCGGCACGACGCACGGTGAGGAGGTCCGGAGTCCGGAGCTGTACCGTGGACCCGAACCTGGAGGAGCAGTTTGTGTTCTTGGACTGTCCAG GTCTGGAGGAGGACCCTAATGAGGAGGAGCAGGTCCTTCGCCAGCTGTGTATCTCCTCAGCTCCTGGATTAGGTCCTGACACTCAGGTATCTTCTCAGAAACACATGAGGTCTCTGGAGCGTCAACTCCAGGTATTGAAAGGCAGAGTTCTGCAGAATTCTGGGCCAGACTCCTTCATAGAGTTCCAGGATATGGACTTCCCACTGGATGAGAGCATCATAAAgtccaagaagaagaagaagagggctGAGCCTAAAGGCGAGCACAGGGTCTTTGGGACCCCGGATGCAGATGCTCCGGTCAGCGACACCAGCTGCTCAGGATGTGGCGCCGTTCTGCACTGCACCGCCACCGACGTCCCTGGGTATCTGCCCAGTGAGAAGTTcaaggttctgctggaggaagGGAAACTGGGTGAAGCCACCTGCCAGCGCTGCCACCTCATCACCTACCACCACAAGGCCCTGAACCTGCAGGTGACCCGAGATCAGTACCGGGACGTAGTGCGGCAGATCCGGAACCACAAGGCCCTGGTACTGCTCATTGCAGACTTGGTGGATCTGCCTGACTCCATCATCCCGGACCTGACTGACCTGGTGGGAACCAACAAACATGTGGTGGTCTTAGGTAACAAGCTGGACCTGCTGCCTGGAGACTCCCCAAACTACCTGCAGCGCATCAAGCGGCGCCTGGCCCAGTACTGCCAGGATGCTGGCTTTGGACCTCAGGTCACCGACCTCCACCTGATCAGCGCCAAGACTGGCTATGGCATTGAGGCACTGATCTCCAGCCTGCAGCGCTCCTGGAAGTACAAAGGCGACGTGTTCCTGGTGGGCAGCGCCAACGCCGGGAAGTCCACGCTGTTCAACGCGCTGCTCGAGTCCGATTACTGCAAGTCCAGAGCCACCGAAGTCCTGCAGAAGGCTACCATCTCCCCGTGGCCAG GGACCACTCTAAACCTGCTGAAGTTCCCCATCAACAATCCGACTCCATACCGGATGTTCCGACGTCGGGAGCGCCTGAAGGAGGCTCTGCAGCAGACGGAGGAGGAGCTGCCGGTCGACGAACTGCGGAGGCTGCATCGGCTCGGCCGACGCGCATACTTAGTGG GTCGGGTTGGACAAACAGTCCGGTCTGACGGATCCAGAAGTGATGAGATCCAGTTTGATCCGGACAGTTTGGCGTTCGGAGAAAACAAAGACGGAGATTCAACGAAGAAAG CTCCTGATAGGTCACATGATGAGCTGAGCCACACCGAGCTGAAAGACGCCCACTGGCTATACGACACGCCCGGAATCATGAAGCAGCGCGAC ATCGTCCACCTGCTGCAGGAACAGGAGGTCCGGTTGGTGATTCCGACCCAGGCCATCGTCCCACGGACCTTCGTGTTGAAGCCTGGAATGAGTCTGTTTGTGGGAGCTATGGCTCGGATTGACTTCCTGCAG GGGCCGAAGTCCTGCTGGTTTACAGTCTTGGCCTCCAGTCATGTCCCAGTTCACGTGACCAGTTTGGACAGAGCTGACAGCATCTATAAGAGACATGCAGGCCACGCCCTGCTGGGG GTACCTCTAGGAGGGTCGGAGAGGATGGAGCAGTTTCCTGTGCTGGTTCCTCAGGACTTCAGTTTGGAGGGTCGAGGTTACCTGGAGGCTGCTGCTGACATCACGCTGTCATCAGCAG GTTGGGTTGCCGTGACGGCAGCCGCAGGTAAACAGGTGCAGCTGAGTGTTCACGGACCAGCGGCGGCAGGTTTTGGGCTGCGGATGACGGCGCTGCTTCCTCACATTGTGTCTCTGAAAGGAGAGCGAGTCCGTAAATCTGCCGCCTACAAACCGCTGAGACCTGCAGGACTGATAGATGGACTGTCGGCCGCCGCCACTCAGAGACTGCAGGTCAAGAAGAAGAAGTAA
- the nipsnap3a gene encoding protein NipSnap homolog 3A, translating to MLKLFGSLRPAAALLRTASAAQPSACLSTGPQQEQRTFYEFRTYSIRPDQNAAFLKLTNEKIHLRTKHSELIGYWSVEYGGLNQVFHVWKYDSYSQRAAVRAALAQDPSWISEYISKALPMLTSQHNEVNYLVPWSRLKSPPQQGGVYELASFQMRPGGPAVWGSAFQASMLSHDFPGYGKLLGAFHSEFGLLNRVHVLWWFESADHRAEFRHKAHTDARVVAAVRSSVVHLDSQKNQLMFPCPFSPMK from the exons ATGTTGAAGCTGTTCGGTTCTTTGAGGCCTGCAGCCGCCCTGCTCAGAACTGCTTCTGCTGCACAG CCGAGTGCCTGCCTGTCCACTGGACCCCAGCAGGAACAGAGAACCTTCTATGAGTTCCGGACCTACAGCATCCGGCCGGATCAGAACGCTGCATTCCTCAAACTGACTAATGAGAAGATCCACCTGCGCACCAAACACTCTGAGCTGATTGGCTACTGGAGTGTGGAGTATGGCGGCCTGAACCAGGTCTTCCATGTATGGAAGTACG ACAGTTACTCCCAGCGGGCAGCTGTACGGGCAGCCCTGGCTCAGGACCCCTCCTGGATCTCAGAGTACATCTCAAAGGCCTTACCCATGCTGACATCACAGCATAACGAGGTCAACTACCTGGTGCCGTGGAGCCGCCTAAAGAGCCCGCCGCAGCAGGGTg GTGTCTATGAGTTGGCGTCCTTCCAGATGCGTCCAGGGGGTCCAGCGGTTTGGGGAAGCGCCTTTCAGGCATCTATGTTATCTCATGATTTTCCGGGGTACGGGAAGCTGCTGGGAGCATTCCACAGTGAGTTTGGACTTCTGAACCGAG TTCACGTCCTCTGGTGGTTCGAGAGCGCCGACCATCGTGCTGAATTTCGACACAAGGCTCACACTGATGCCAGAGTGGTTGCAGCAG TCAGGAGCAGTGTCGTCCATTTGGACTCTCAGAAAAACCAGCTCATGTTCCCATGTCCTTTCTCTCCCATGAAGTAA